Proteins encoded by one window of Vanacampus margaritifer isolate UIUO_Vmar chromosome 17, RoL_Vmar_1.0, whole genome shotgun sequence:
- the cbx3a gene encoding chromobox protein homolog 3a, with translation MGKKQNTKSRKDSQEGGQGTQEEPEEFVVEKVLDQRIVNGKVEFFLKWKGFSEVDNTWEPEENLDCPELINAFLEAQKNIKEKPASLKRKASGDDSEMDAKKKDAPEKPRGFARKLDPERIIGATDSSGELMFLMKWKDSDEADLVPAREANSKCPQVVIAFYEERLTWHSCPEDEAQ, from the exons ATGGGCAAGAAGCAGAATACCAAGAGTAGAAAGGATTCACAGGAGGGGGGGCAGGGCACACAAGAGGAACCTGAGGAATTTGTGGTGGAAAAAGTTCTGGACCAGCGTATTGTGAATGGGAAGGTGGAGTTCTTCCTCAAGTGGAAAGGATTTTCAGA AGTTGACAACACCTGGGAGCCGGAAGAGAACTTGGATTGTCCGGAGCTTATCAACGCTTTTCTGGAAGCCCAGAAGAACATTAAGGAGAAACCGGCATCTCTGAAGAGAAAGGCGTCTGGAGACGACTCTGAAATGGATGCGAAGAAGAAAGATGCC CCTGAGAAACCCAGAGGCTTTGCGAGGAAACTTGATCCAGAAAGAATTATCGGGGCAACAGACAGCAGTGGAGAGCTGATGTTCTTGATGAAATG GAAAGACTCGGATGAAGCCGACCTGGTCCCGGCCCGCGAGGCCAACAGCAAGTGCCCTCAAGTGGTCATCGCCTTCTATGAGGAGAGGCTAACATGGCACTCGTGTCCAGAAGATGAAGCTCAGTAG